The DNA window TCGCATGCGCCCTTGATACCCCGCCGCGCCCCCACGAAGTGCACGCCCACCCGCAAACGCCCCGGCCGCGCAAGGCCGCATGAAGGCCGCCTCGCCGCTCCATGAATCCCGCCGCACCCGCCCGCCCAGCCCGCCCCGTAGCGTGGCAGGTATGCCCGACCAGAAGATGACCCGGCTGGCCCGCAAGATGCGCGGCCTGGACCTGTGCCTGATGACCACCGTCACCAGCGACGGCCACCTCGCCTCCAGACCCATGAGCAACAACGGCGAGGTCGAGTACGACGGCACCAGCTACTTCTTCACCTGGGCGGACTCCCGCACCGCACAGGACATCGGCAAGAACAGGCACGTGCAACTGAACTTCCGCGCCGAGAAGGAATTCCTGTTCGTGGCCGTGCAGGGCGAAGCCACCCTGACCACCGACCGCGACGCCATGCAGGAGCACTGGCAGGAGCAACTCACGCAGTGGTTCAAAGAAGGCCTGGACACGCCCGGCCTGACCATGATCGAGGTCAAGGCCCGGCGCGTGAACTGGTGGGGCGAGGAAGACGGCGAGATCGAACTGTGATCCGCACGCCGCCAGCAGCAGACAGCAGAGCGGTCAGCTCCCGCAGGAACTGACCGCCGCCGGGCACAGGCTGCTTATACGGATTCCGTTTGTTTCGCCAACAATCCGGAACTTCACCGGATTGCTGGCTCCATGTCCGGAACCCGTGTTGCTCCCACTCGCATCCGCTCGGATTGAACGGGCTTTGCAGCCCATTTAATCGGAGTCCGTATTAGGCCGCGCCGACCTTCTTGGCAATGATGCCCTCGATGTACTTCACGACGCTCTTCAGGGGCACGCGGCCCAGCACGTCCTCCAGGAACGCGGTGACCAGCATCTTCTCGGCGACCTCGCGGGCAATGCCGCGCGAACGCAGGAAGAACAGCGCCTCCTGATCCACCGGGCTGGTGGTGCTGCCGTGGCTGCACCGCACGTCGTTCGCGTTGATTTCCAGCTGCGGCACGCTGAAGTTCCGCGCGTCGCTGCTCAGCATCAGGGTGCGGTGCTTCTGGTAAGCGTCGGTCTTCTGTGCGCCCAGGTCCACCTTGATCATGCCGCTGAACACGCCGACGGAAGAATCATTGTTCACGCCCTTGTACAGCAGGTCGCTGTACGCGTTCGGCGCGGCGTGATGCTGCAGGGTGTAGTGATCGAAGTGCTGATCCCTGTTCGCGAAGTACAGGGCCAGCATCTCGCTGTTCGACCCCTGCCCGCGCAGGTAGGACTGCATCTCGGTGCGGCTCAGCGTGCCGCCCATCGTGACGACCAGGGAGTTCAGGGTCGCGTCGCGGCCCACGTCCCCACGCTGCCGCTGGATGTGCGTGACGCCCTCGCCCCAGTTCTGAATGCTGACGTAGCGCACGCGCGCGGCGTCCTTCACGACCAGTTCGACCGCGCCGATCGCGTACGTGCCGGGCAGCGCTTCGCTGTCCTGCTCGTCGATGAACGTCACCTGCGCGTTCTCCTCGGCCACGACCAGCGTGCGGGTCGCGGTGTACGTCCCGGCCTCGCTCATCACGCGGAATGAACCCAGGGGCAGTTCGACCTCCACGCCGCGCGGCACGTACACGAACGCACCGTTCGTCCACAGGGCCGCCGCCAGCGCACTGAACTTCCCTTCGCTGGGATCAGGGCTCTTGCTGGGCGTCGTGCCCGGCGCGGCAATCGTCGTGTCGTCCGGCACTTCCGCCGGCACCACGGAGTACAGGTACTGCTGCACTTTATCTGCGTGCTGCTCCACCGCCGTCTTCAGGTCCGTGAAAATCACGCCCTTCGCCGTCAGTTCCGCCGGGAGTTCCGTGCGGTACACCACGTCCGGGCCGTCCAGCACGAGGAACGCGCCCACGTCCGTGCCGGTCAGGCGGTCCTGCACGCTCTGCGGCAGCGCGGACACGTCCGTCACCACGTCACGCTTGCCGTGCGGGCGCAGCGCGTCGAAATCCACGTCCACGCGCGTGTACTTCCACGCCTCCACGCTCTCCTGCGGGACGTCCAGCGTCGTGAACAGCTCCAGGCTTTCCTTACGCTTCGCAGTCAGCCACTCCGGCCCCTGCACCTGCGCGAGTTGATCATTGAATTTGGTCATGAACCCTCCTTGATTTGCGTTGTTATGGGCATCCCCGGGCAGCGCGGCTGCTCCGGCGGGGGGAACCCCTCAGTCCGCTGCGCGGCCAGCTCCCCTCAAGGGGAGCCAGAAAGCGACTGCCCTGCCTCCCCTCAAGGGGAGGTGCCCCGGAGGGGCGGAGGGGTCGCCCTGCGGCGTCGGTGATGAAGTCCGTCTGCCTGCCGGACCGGTGCGATGTGACCGGCCCGGCAGGCGAACGGAGATCAGCCGACGCTGCCTTCCATTTCCAGTTCGATGAGGCGGTTCAGTTCCACGGCGTACTCCAGCGGGAGTTCTTTCGCGATGGGTTCGATGAAGCCGCGCACGATCAGCCCGGCCGCCTCGTCTTCACTGAGGCCGCGGCTCTGGAGGTACAGGATCTGGTCGTCGTTGATCTTGGAGACGGTCGCTTCGTGGCCGACGCGGGCGTCCTTCTCTTCGATCTCGATGTACGGGTAGGTGTCGGTGCGGGCCTCGTCGTCGAGGAGCAGGGCGTCGCATTCCACGTTGGTCTGGCTGCCCTTGGCACCCTCGTAGATCTTGACGAGGCCACGGTAGGAGCTGCGGCCGCTGTCCTTGCTGATGCTCTTGCTGACGATGGTGCCGCTGGTGTTCGGGGCGAAGTGCACGATCTTCGCGCCGGCGTCCTGGTGCTGGCCGCGGCCGGCCATGGCGATGCTCAGCACCTCACCGCGCGCGCCCTCTTCGAGGAGGTAGCAGGCGGGGTACTTCATGGTGACCTTGCTGCCCAGGTTGCCGTCCACCCATTCCATGACGCCGTTCCCGTACACGGCGGCGCGCTGCGTCACGAGGTTGTAGACGTTGTGGCTCCAGTTCTGGATGGTGCTGTAGCGGAAGCGGGCGCCTTCCTTCACGACGATCTCGATCACGCCGGAGTGGAAGGAGTCGCTGGAGTACGCGGGGGCGGTGCAGCCCTCGATGTAGTGGGCCTGCGCGCCCTCGTCGATGATGATCAGGGTGCGTTCGAACTGGCCGCTGCTCTCGGCGTTGATGCGGAAGTACGTCTGGAGGGGGATGTCCACCTTGACGCCCTTGGGCACGTACACGAAGGAGCCGCCGGACCACACGGCGGAGTTGATGGCCGCGAACTTGTTGTCTTCGGGGGGCACGATGGTGGCGAAGTGCTCACGGAACAGGTCCGGGTATTCCTTCAGGCCGTCCTCGATGCTCAGGAACACCACGCCCAGCTTCTCCCACTCCTCTTTGAGGTTGTGGTACACCATCTCGCTCTCGTACTGGGCGCCCACGCCGGCCAGCGCGGCGCGCTCGGCTTCGGGGATGCCCAGACGCTCGAAGGTCTGCTTCACGTCGTCCGGCACGTCATCCCAGGAGCGGGCGTTCGCGCCCTCGGGCTTGATGTAGTAGTAGATCTCGTCGAGGTCCAGGCCACTCAGGTCCGCGCCCCAGGTGGGCATGGGTTTGGAGTAGAAGATGTCCAGCGCCTTCAGGCGGAAGTCCAGCATCCACTGGGGTTCGTCCTTGGCTTTGCTGATCATCTCGACCACGTCGCGGCGCAGGCCCTTGGGGGCCTTCACGGCGTAGCGTTCGGGGTTGCTCCAGCCGTACTCGTACTCTTTGTTGATCTCGTTGACTTCGGGATTAATGGTCATGGGGGTGCTCCTTCAGGGGGCAGATGGCAACTGGTCGAAGGCAGATGGCGCGGGCGCGGCTTGAGCTGTTGCTGGAGCGCTTCTGGCCCTCAGCCGTCTGCCTTCAGCCTTCTGCGGCGTTACGCCGTGGCGAGTTCCTTGACCCAGTCGTAGCCTTCGGTGTCCATCTTCTTGGCGAGTTCGGGGCCGCCGGTCTGCACGACCTTGCCGCCGAGGATGATGTGGACCTTGTCGGGGACGATGTAGTCCAGCAGGCGCTGGTAGTGGGTGATGATCAGGCCGCCGAGGTTCGGGCCGCGCATGGAGTTCACGCCCTTGGAGACGATCTTCAGGGCGTCGACGTCGAGGCCGCTGTCGGTTTCGTCCATGATGATGTAGTTGGGTTCCAGCATCAGCATCTGGAGGATCTCGTTGCGTTTCTTCTCGCCGCCGGAGAAGCCGGCGTTCAGGTAGCGTTCGACGATGCTCTCGTCCCATTCGAGGGTCTTGAGGGCGCTCTGGAGCTTGCCGTAGAACTCGGTGAAGGAGACCTCTTCGCCTTCTTCCTTGCGGGCCTGCATGGCGAGGCGCAGGAAGTTGGCGATGGTGACGCCGGGAATCTCGACGGGGTACTGGAAGGCCAGGAAGACGCCGAGGCGGGCGCGTTCGTCGGGTTCCATCTCCAGGATGTTCACGCCGTCCACGAGGACTTCGCCCTGCGTGACGGTGTATTCGGGGTCGCCGACGATGACCTTGGCGAGGGTGCTCTTGCCGTTGCCGTTCGGCCCCATGATGGCGTGCAGTTCGCCCCTGGGGACGATCAGGTTGATGCCCTTGAGGATTTCGGTGTCGCCGACGGTGGCGTGCAGGTTGCGGATTTCGAGCTGGTGGGTCATGCGGGCTCCTTGGGGAATCAGGGGGTTTTGTTAGGAATGATTCCTACTTACGGGCCTATTTTACCCGCATCGCCCCTTAAAGTCGAGTGATTCACTGCGGATTCTGCGGGGGCGCGGCGCGCGGGAGGCGGGATGCGGCGCCGGGCGACACTGGGGCGTGGAAGCGGGGGAAGCCCCCGCCCGACCGGTGATGGCCGGAGAACCACACGCGCCACCCCCGTGAACGCCCCACGCACCCGCCCCGCCCCCCTCATGAGGCCCGCGCACGCCCCTTTCACGCTTGCCACGCCCCTGCGTGCTACCCGTGGGGCACATGAACGTCATTGATCTCCTCCGCGCCGCCGGACCCCTGCTGTGGGTCCTGCTGGCCCTGTCCGTGTACGTCGTGTACCTGAGTGCCGCCCGCGCCCAGGCACTCTCCCGCCTGGGCGCGGACGCCCGCACCCTGATCGAACGCGCCCGCGCCGTCACCGCCGAGAGCGGCCCGGCCGCCGCGCTGGCCGAGGTGGACCGCGCCGCCCACCCCAGCCCGGCCGCGCAGGTCCTGCGGGCCGGACTGGCCCGCGCCGACCGCGGCGCTGAGGCCGCGCAGGCCGCCATGCAGTCCGCGCTGCTGACCGAGGACGCCCGCCTGTACGCCGGCCTGGGCGCACTGGGCACCGCCGCGCAGATCGGCCCGCTGCTGGGCCTGCTGGGCACCGTGATCGGCATGGTGCGGTCGTTCCTGGTGTTCAGTCAGACGACCAACCCCACGCCCGCGCAGCTGGGCACCGGGATCAGCGAGGCGCTGGTCAACACGGCGGCCGGGCTGGCCGTGGCGATCATCGCGTACGTGTGCCGCAACGCCCTGCGTCTGAAAGCCGACCGGCTGGCCCTGCAGGCCGAACAGGTGCGCGAGGACCTGCCGGGCTGGCTGACCCGCCCCGTGCCGGCGGCCCGCCCGGCCGTGCCGGCTGCGCCCCTGCCGGACGTCGCGCTGAGCTTCGGCGGAACGCCGTGAGGGCTGGCGCCGTGGGGTCCGCGTGAGCGCCGCCCGCCGCCGCTTCCGGGAGGACACGGACACCGTGACCTTCGACTTCGCGCCCATGGTGGACATCGTGCTGCTGCTGCTGATCTTCTTCTTCCTGACCAGCAACCTGGGCGCCCGGCACAACGCCCTCCCGCTGGACCTGCCGCGCGCCAGCAGCACCGTGCAGGAAACCCCGGACCTGCCCATCGTGAGCGTCAGCCGCACCGGGCAGGTGTTCCTGAACGGCCAGGAAACCACCCTGACCCGCCTGCGCGGCGCGCTGGAGCCCCTGGCGAAAGCCTCGGGCGGAGTGGTGGGCCTGCGCGCCGACGAACGCGGCAATTACGGCACGGTCGTGCGGGTCATGGACGAGATCAAGCAGGCCGGAGGCTCCCGCCTGGCGCTCGGCACCCAGCCCGGCGGCGCGGCGGGGGAGGGCGCGCCGTGACCACCGCCCCGCACCCCGGCCGGTCCTCACCCGAACGGCGCGAGCAGGTCCGGGCGGGCGTGGTGGCCGCCGCCGTCCACGTGGCCCTGCTGACCGGCCTGCTGCTGCTGCGCCCCCAGCCCCTGCCGCCCGCCGCGCCGCCAGACCTGACGACCGCCCCCATGGAAGTCGTGACGCTGGCCGCACCAGTTGCCAGCGCGCCCCTCACGACACCCGCCGTCCCGCAGGCCCCCACGCCAGCCCCCACGCCCCGAGCGATCACGAACCCCCGGCAGACGCCGTCGCAGCCGGAAACGAAACCGGAAGCAGAAGCGAAAGCGGAACCCACCCCGCCGACGCCGGCACCCACCCCGCCGACGCCGGCACCCACCCCGGCCGCCACACCCGACCCGGCCCCGGCCGAGCCCGCGCCGCCTGCAGAGGCGCCCCGCGCGGCCACCCCGCCACCCGCCGCTCCGCAACCCGCCCGACCCGGCCCGGCCGACCCGGCCCCCACGCCCGACCTCACGCCGACCCCGGCGGCCCGCCCGGCACAGGGAGCCCCAGTACAGGGAGCCCCAGTACAGGCAACACCGGCGCAGGCCGCGCCCGGGACGCTCACCCCGGCCCCGGTCGACCCGGTGGCCCCGGTGGCTGCCCGGACATCAGCGCAGGCTGACACGCCGTCCGCCCCGCTTCCTGCGGCGGGTGCCCAGGCAGGCACTCCGGAGGGCCCGGCGGCTCCCGCCCGCATCCCGGGCGTGACGACACCGGACCCGCAGGCGCAGGAGGCGGCCGGGCCGGTGGCGGCCCTGCCCCGCCGCGAGGACGCCACCCCCGAGAGCAGCGCCCCCGCCGACGCCGCGCCGCGCGCCGCAGCGGGCCGTCCCACAGACTCGCCGGACCCGGTGACCGTGACGGCCATCCCGGCCCGCCCGCCATCCGGACCGGCCGCCACCGGCACGCCCGCCGGGGCGGCCCCGCGCGCCACCCTGCCGGACGCTTCGCCCGTCGCCGCGCCGGACCCGGCAGCACCCAGCCGCGCCCAGGTCAGCGGGGCCACCAGCGCCGGGAACGCGACCGGCAGCGCCCCGCAGGCGTCCGCGCGGCCCACCCCGGCCCCGGTACCCGCGCAGGCGGCGCCCGTCACGGCACCTTCCGGCGCGGCGGCCACCCCGGCACCCCCTGCGCCGACCCCGGTGCCGGCGGCCCGACCCGCTCCGCCCGCCACCCCGGGGGGCGGTTCCCGGCTCCCTGAAGGCGCGGCGGCCCGCGCCACGGCTCCGGGCGGCGCTGCCAGTGCCCCGGAGGACAGCGGCCCGGTTGCCAGCCCGTCCGGCGGCGTGACCCGCGACGCCCCGGATGGCGGCGAGGGGCCCGCCCCGGCGCAGGCCAGCCGGGGTGCGCCCGGGGGCGGCCGTGACGCCGC is part of the Deinococcus depolymerans genome and encodes:
- the sufB gene encoding Fe-S cluster assembly protein SufB, coding for MTINPEVNEINKEYEYGWSNPERYAVKAPKGLRRDVVEMISKAKDEPQWMLDFRLKALDIFYSKPMPTWGADLSGLDLDEIYYYIKPEGANARSWDDVPDDVKQTFERLGIPEAERAALAGVGAQYESEMVYHNLKEEWEKLGVVFLSIEDGLKEYPDLFREHFATIVPPEDNKFAAINSAVWSGGSFVYVPKGVKVDIPLQTYFRINAESSGQFERTLIIIDEGAQAHYIEGCTAPAYSSDSFHSGVIEIVVKEGARFRYSTIQNWSHNVYNLVTQRAAVYGNGVMEWVDGNLGSKVTMKYPACYLLEEGARGEVLSIAMAGRGQHQDAGAKIVHFAPNTSGTIVSKSISKDSGRSSYRGLVKIYEGAKGSQTNVECDALLLDDEARTDTYPYIEIEEKDARVGHEATVSKINDDQILYLQSRGLSEDEAAGLIVRGFIEPIAKELPLEYAVELNRLIELEMEGSVG
- the sufC gene encoding Fe-S cluster assembly ATPase SufC: MTHQLEIRNLHATVGDTEILKGINLIVPRGELHAIMGPNGNGKSTLAKVIVGDPEYTVTQGEVLVDGVNILEMEPDERARLGVFLAFQYPVEIPGVTIANFLRLAMQARKEEGEEVSFTEFYGKLQSALKTLEWDESIVERYLNAGFSGGEKKRNEILQMLMLEPNYIIMDETDSGLDVDALKIVSKGVNSMRGPNLGGLIITHYQRLLDYIVPDKVHIILGGKVVQTGGPELAKKMDTEGYDWVKELATA
- a CDS encoding pyridoxamine 5'-phosphate oxidase family protein, with the translated sequence MPDQKMTRLARKMRGLDLCLMTTVTSDGHLASRPMSNNGEVEYDGTSYFFTWADSRTAQDIGKNRHVQLNFRAEKEFLFVAVQGEATLTTDRDAMQEHWQEQLTQWFKEGLDTPGLTMIEVKARRVNWWGEEDGEIEL
- a CDS encoding ExbD/TolR family protein, which translates into the protein MSAARRRFREDTDTVTFDFAPMVDIVLLLLIFFFLTSNLGARHNALPLDLPRASSTVQETPDLPIVSVSRTGQVFLNGQETTLTRLRGALEPLAKASGGVVGLRADERGNYGTVVRVMDEIKQAGGSRLALGTQPGGAAGEGAP
- the sufD gene encoding Fe-S cluster assembly protein SufD, yielding MTKFNDQLAQVQGPEWLTAKRKESLELFTTLDVPQESVEAWKYTRVDVDFDALRPHGKRDVVTDVSALPQSVQDRLTGTDVGAFLVLDGPDVVYRTELPAELTAKGVIFTDLKTAVEQHADKVQQYLYSVVPAEVPDDTTIAAPGTTPSKSPDPSEGKFSALAAALWTNGAFVYVPRGVEVELPLGSFRVMSEAGTYTATRTLVVAEENAQVTFIDEQDSEALPGTYAIGAVELVVKDAARVRYVSIQNWGEGVTHIQRQRGDVGRDATLNSLVVTMGGTLSRTEMQSYLRGQGSNSEMLALYFANRDQHFDHYTLQHHAAPNAYSDLLYKGVNNDSSVGVFSGMIKVDLGAQKTDAYQKHRTLMLSSDARNFSVPQLEINANDVRCSHGSTTSPVDQEALFFLRSRGIAREVAEKMLVTAFLEDVLGRVPLKSVVKYIEGIIAKKVGAA
- a CDS encoding MotA/TolQ/ExbB proton channel family protein produces the protein MNVIDLLRAAGPLLWVLLALSVYVVYLSAARAQALSRLGADARTLIERARAVTAESGPAAALAEVDRAAHPSPAAQVLRAGLARADRGAEAAQAAMQSALLTEDARLYAGLGALGTAAQIGPLLGLLGTVIGMVRSFLVFSQTTNPTPAQLGTGISEALVNTAAGLAVAIIAYVCRNALRLKADRLALQAEQVREDLPGWLTRPVPAARPAVPAAPLPDVALSFGGTP